One segment of Triticum aestivum cultivar Chinese Spring chromosome 2A, IWGSC CS RefSeq v2.1, whole genome shotgun sequence DNA contains the following:
- the LOC123038219 gene encoding heat shock 70 kDa protein 15-like has product MLEQREYDFATLKDKHTLLEVQVWLHGDGMNATKGTYMAKLEELKRFGASMDARYREREEICPTLEQLVYRIRSFREAALSSDPKFNHNDISDKQQVLGECSAVQNWLVALLNPALLVSDLRKKAEALDQFCKPIMANPTLAPEPQTPPLSETAESKGQTPEEHHGGATEASKPASEGGAQELPAAEQMGTEKPDCSPNTSLACAYCCSKEVLYPSVTGFLCVGTW; this is encoded by the exons ATGTTGGAACAAAGAGAGTATGATTTTGCCACATTGAAGGACAAGCATACTCTACTGGAGGTTCAGGTATGGCTGCATGGAGATGGCATGAATGCGACCAAAGGAACCTAT ATGGCAAAGCTGGAAGAACTCAAAAGGTTTGGTGCCTCTATGGATGCGCGCTACAGAGAGCGCGAAGAAATATGTCCCACTCTGGAGCAACTAGTGTACCGCATCCGCAGTTTCAGAGAAGCTGCACTGTCCAGTGACCCAAAGTTCAATCACAACGACATATCAGATAAACAACAGGTTCTCGGTGAGTGCTCGGCAGTGCAGAATTGGTTGGTTGCTCTACTGAATCCTGCTCTCCTTGTTTCTGACCTTAGGAAGAAGGCCGAAGCACTTGACCAATTCTGCAAGCCGATCATGGCGAATCCAACACTAGCACCGGAGCCACAGACCCCACCCCTGTCGGAAACCGCAGAATCAAAGGGTCAAACACCAGAGGAACACCATGGCGGTGCCACTGAAGCTAGCAAGCCGGCCAGTGAGGGAGGTGCACAGGAGCTGCCTGCAGCCGAGCAAATGGGTACTGAAAAACCTGATTGTTCTCCCAATACTTCCTTGGCATGCGCCTATTGTTGTTCAAAGGAGGTTTTATATCCGTCAGTGACTGGATTTCTCTGTGTTGGTACTTGGTAG